A DNA window from Oscillatoria salina IIICB1 contains the following coding sequences:
- a CDS encoding RNA polymerase sigma factor, with amino-acid sequence MKSTSQASTISKQCDCSSNISAIFWQQWQQYRDYLYYCCIKWMGGNPTDAEEALSQAMLKAWEKMQKYAGKITNFKSWLTSLTHNLCVDIHRKRSRGANQVEDIEAIPEEKRLVLLEDTPEIAMETDEKRVVIRCAIDNLPPRLRQTFILHFYEELSHQEIAQQQDISYPNVCKRISEARKILREELREYFLGEDRHKSVRHFTVNLGFEINSLSEIDLGNRLKVVKSGSELEKGAKTAPQAKIGNVSN; translated from the coding sequence TGAAATCAACTTCTCAAGCATCAACCATTTCAAAACAGTGCGATTGTTCGTCAAATATCAGCGCAATTTTTTGGCAGCAATGGCAGCAGTATCGAGATTATCTCTATTATTGCTGTATTAAGTGGATGGGAGGAAACCCGACGGATGCGGAAGAAGCGCTTTCGCAGGCGATGCTGAAAGCTTGGGAGAAGATGCAAAAGTATGCGGGAAAAATTACTAATTTTAAGTCTTGGTTAACAAGTCTAACTCATAATCTTTGCGTGGATATTCATCGAAAACGCAGTCGGGGTGCAAATCAAGTTGAGGATATCGAAGCAATTCCAGAGGAAAAAAGACTGGTATTGCTTGAGGATACACCAGAAATCGCAATGGAAACTGATGAGAAAAGGGTTGTCATTCGCTGCGCTATTGATAACTTACCCCCCAGGTTACGCCAGACATTTATCCTGCACTTTTATGAAGAACTTTCTCATCAAGAGATTGCCCAACAGCAAGATATTTCCTACCCGAATGTTTGCAAGCGCATCTCCGAGGCGCGGAAGATTTTGCGAGAGGAGTTGAGGGAATATTTTCTGGGAGAGGATCGGCATAAATCTGTGCGACATTTTACCGTCAATCTAGGTTTTGAGATTAACAGCCTTTCAGAAATTGACCTGGGCAATCGTCTTAAGGTTGTCAAATCTGGATCGGAGCTGGAAAAAGGTGCAAAAACCGCACCCCAGGCAAAGATCGGAAACGTAAGCAACTAA
- a CDS encoding patatin-like phospholipase family protein: MTFKILSLDGGGIRGVLSATILKEVETTIREKKGQELHEYFDLIAGTSTGSILAASIACQLKAEEMISLYLNEGKNIFLESVRCQRKWRLLGRFFGSQVLYPHECGERGLVNVLKKYLIHPGLGKSPTIAEIKKPQLLLLAYDVLSRNTTWFANDDPTEWYYKNNLELWKICTASASAPTFFPPYNVPYNSEDFLPHIDGGVAANNPELAAIAHALSMEKNGKLNAKIDEIAVLSIGTGKTTNPYTYDQIKNWGLLEWVTNIPNIFLDPPAENSEYISRRILMGISNQNYLRLDFDLNERFEETRQPGKLRKLLKKPYNKYIYQKTHKIEKINEDIDNPDNSPKLKEAAECYLDYGEIINYPCKGKKVPVRCAIQKFIECH, encoded by the coding sequence ATGACGTTCAAAATTCTCAGTTTAGATGGTGGCGGTATTCGTGGAGTTTTATCCGCAACAATTCTCAAGGAAGTAGAGACAACAATAAGAGAAAAGAAGGGACAGGAATTACATGAATATTTTGACTTGATTGCCGGTACATCTACTGGCTCAATTCTAGCGGCGAGTATTGCCTGTCAATTGAAGGCTGAAGAGATGATTAGTCTCTACCTGAATGAGGGGAAAAATATCTTCCTCGAGTCGGTACGTTGCCAGAGGAAATGGAGGCTGTTAGGTAGATTTTTCGGAAGTCAGGTATTATATCCCCACGAATGCGGAGAACGGGGATTAGTTAATGTTTTGAAAAAATATTTGATTCATCCAGGGTTGGGTAAATCTCCGACAATTGCTGAGATTAAAAAACCACAGCTTTTGCTCCTGGCTTATGACGTTTTATCGCGAAATACAACCTGGTTTGCGAATGATGACCCAACAGAATGGTACTACAAGAATAATCTTGAATTATGGAAAATATGCACTGCTTCTGCTTCAGCGCCAACTTTTTTCCCTCCTTATAATGTTCCCTACAATTCTGAGGACTTTCTTCCTCACATTGATGGTGGGGTAGCGGCTAATAACCCAGAGTTGGCGGCGATCGCTCATGCTTTATCTATGGAAAAAAATGGCAAGCTCAATGCTAAGATAGACGAAATTGCTGTTCTCTCCATTGGAACGGGTAAAACAACTAATCCTTATACCTACGATCAAATCAAAAATTGGGGACTTCTAGAGTGGGTAACGAACATCCCAAATATTTTCTTAGACCCTCCTGCGGAAAATTCTGAGTACATTTCTCGTCGTATCTTGATGGGGATAAGCAATCAAAATTATCTGCGTTTGGATTTCGATCTCAACGAGCGCTTTGAGGAAACAAGACAGCCAGGTAAACTGCGGAAATTGCTAAAAAAACCTTATAATAAATACATTTACCAAAAGACCCACAAGATAGAAAAAATCAACGAAGATATTGACAATCCTGACAATTCTCCCAAGCTGAAAGAAGCTGCCGAATGTTATCTTGATTACGGAGAAATAATCAATTATCCGTGTAAAGGAAAAAAGGTTCCCGTGCGGTGTGCAATTCAAAAGTTTATCGAGTGTCATTAG
- the larE gene encoding ATP-dependent sacrificial sulfur transferase LarE: MNEETKLLTVKLTRLKNLFAEMDRALIAYSGGVDSTLVAKVAYDVLGDRAIAITAVSPSLLPEELEDATMQAAYIGIKHEIVSTGEMDNPNYTSNPVNRCYFCKSELHDTLKPLALKRGYPYVIDGVNADDLQDYRPGIQAAKERGAISPLAEVGIAKSEVRQLSRQLGLPWWEKPAQPCLSSRFPYGEEITVAKLQRVGRAEVYLRKLGWNNLRVRSEGDTARIELPPAQITDFVNSTDLPNLVSVFQEYGFLFVTLDLEGYRSGKLNRVLPQESLQI; the protein is encoded by the coding sequence ATGAACGAAGAAACAAAACTATTAACAGTAAAACTAACACGACTAAAAAATTTATTTGCAGAAATGGATCGGGCTTTGATCGCCTATTCTGGAGGAGTTGATAGTACCTTGGTAGCCAAGGTAGCTTACGATGTGCTTGGCGATCGCGCGATCGCCATCACTGCTGTTTCTCCTTCCCTCTTACCGGAAGAACTCGAAGATGCTACCATGCAAGCAGCTTACATCGGAATTAAGCACGAAATTGTCTCTACCGGAGAAATGGATAATCCTAACTATACCTCCAACCCAGTTAATCGCTGCTATTTCTGTAAAAGCGAACTTCACGACACCCTCAAACCTCTCGCCCTCAAAAGAGGTTATCCTTATGTCATCGACGGTGTTAATGCTGACGATTTACAAGATTATCGCCCTGGTATCCAAGCAGCAAAAGAACGCGGCGCAATCTCTCCCTTAGCTGAAGTAGGGATCGCAAAAAGCGAAGTTCGTCAACTATCTCGGCAACTCGGACTTCCTTGGTGGGAAAAACCAGCCCAACCTTGTTTGAGTTCGCGTTTTCCTTACGGTGAAGAAATTACTGTGGCGAAACTGCAACGAGTGGGACGGGCTGAGGTATATTTGCGTAAACTCGGCTGGAATAACCTTCGCGTTCGTTCCGAAGGAGATACTGCCCGGATTGAATTGCCACCTGCACAAATTACTGATTTTGTCAATAGTACAGACCTGCCAAATTTGGTATCAGTATTTCAAGAATACGGATTTCTCTTTGTCACCCTTGACTTAGAAGGGTATCGTAGCGGGAAACTAAATCGAGTTTTGCCGCAAGAAAGTTTACAGATTTAA
- a CDS encoding GAF domain-containing sensor histidine kinase yields the protein MLDCSWLMLQPQLSSQLAPKVHLLIVAEIISDVSPIAEVLTADGINFTYDVATPQVASQSSLPRKSYHAVLYYRTAKERVASLLNLLAILEHFQPTIPLILITKALGEEVAVQLMKAGIEDYVLQEKLFCLPQVLRRSLAKAATKQQEKLNSNYLDKQIQQQVIIKRIMEKMRDNRVLDEILQTTVNLLAESFPVNGCLLFRFVSPDKVRICYVSQAARQRENICEKIYLINPAYNSELISRKPLVFNIIDESTPAVLKAMSQDVPMRSLLLMPLQYQQLKIGGIVLYCNDRNYEWKEDILEVVNGVAIQCVIAIYQREIAGKIAEENRREKLINKISKVVNSQLEPREVLQQIGQQVGRSFEVDRVIIFLEKNGEFQFCQEWRKNQQIPSLLGKKISPSHCPELFDANSQFRLGKVFQASNRTACTELSFRSSLSTLEAEQQQNTAFVWVPILLRDRFIGGFILELDSREKQFSQEEIVTIETIANQTAIAIDYAQNYYHLEEQIKQRNQAMEEANRSRSVFLSQMSHELRTPLTGILGFSRVLMDQLYGPLNDKQMQYMNALHSCGDHLLSLINDLLDLSKIEAKREELFLERVPVEEICLASISVVQEKAREGNLELSLEIAPEIGICIADQRRLKQILVNLLSNAIKFTEAGSVILKVSQQEKMLLFSVVDTGIGINQADLKTLFQPYRQIKTHLHRKHKGTGLGLALSRELARLHGGDLTATSEPGKGSCFTLYLPKRNWENVRD from the coding sequence ATGTTAGATTGCTCTTGGCTAATGCTCCAGCCTCAATTAAGCTCGCAACTAGCACCGAAAGTGCATTTATTAATTGTTGCAGAAATAATTTCTGATGTCAGCCCGATCGCTGAGGTTTTGACAGCAGATGGAATTAACTTTACCTACGATGTTGCTACACCCCAGGTAGCTTCTCAATCTTCTTTGCCTCGAAAATCCTACCATGCTGTGTTGTATTATCGGACGGCAAAAGAAAGGGTGGCATCTCTGCTCAATCTATTAGCTATTTTAGAGCATTTTCAACCAACAATTCCCTTAATTTTGATTACGAAGGCTTTGGGAGAAGAAGTTGCAGTTCAATTAATGAAAGCAGGAATTGAAGATTACGTTTTGCAAGAAAAATTGTTTTGCTTGCCCCAAGTTTTGCGACGTTCCCTAGCCAAGGCGGCAACTAAACAACAAGAAAAACTTAACTCGAATTACTTAGATAAACAAATACAACAGCAGGTAATTATTAAACGTATTATGGAAAAAATGCGGGATAATCGAGTATTGGATGAAATCCTGCAAACTACTGTTAATTTACTCGCCGAAAGTTTCCCAGTAAATGGGTGTCTGCTTTTTCGTTTTGTTTCTCCAGATAAAGTTCGGATTTGTTATGTTTCCCAAGCAGCTCGGCAGAGAGAAAATATTTGCGAAAAAATTTATTTAATTAATCCTGCCTATAATTCCGAGTTGATTTCTAGAAAACCGCTTGTTTTTAATATAATTGATGAGAGTACGCCAGCAGTTTTAAAAGCAATGTCGCAAGATGTGCCAATGCGCTCTTTGCTTTTGATGCCTTTACAATATCAACAGTTAAAAATAGGTGGAATTGTTCTTTATTGTAACGATCGCAACTATGAATGGAAAGAAGATATTTTAGAAGTAGTTAATGGGGTGGCTATTCAATGTGTAATTGCAATTTATCAAAGGGAAATTGCCGGAAAAATAGCAGAGGAAAATCGCCGAGAAAAACTGATTAATAAGATTAGTAAGGTGGTTAATTCTCAACTTGAACCAAGGGAAGTATTACAGCAAATTGGACAACAAGTTGGTCGGAGTTTTGAGGTTGACCGCGTAATTATTTTTCTGGAAAAAAACGGAGAATTTCAGTTTTGTCAAGAGTGGCGCAAAAATCAGCAAATTCCTTCTCTCCTCGGAAAAAAAATTTCGCCCTCTCACTGTCCAGAATTATTCGATGCTAATTCTCAATTTCGCTTAGGAAAGGTTTTCCAAGCTTCTAATCGTACGGCTTGTACCGAATTGAGTTTTCGATCGTCTTTAAGTACACTAGAAGCAGAACAACAGCAAAATACGGCTTTTGTTTGGGTTCCAATCTTGCTGCGAGATCGTTTCATTGGTGGTTTTATCTTGGAATTAGATAGCAGGGAAAAGCAATTTAGTCAAGAGGAGATCGTAACAATTGAAACAATTGCGAATCAAACAGCGATCGCGATCGATTATGCCCAAAATTACTATCATTTAGAAGAGCAAATCAAGCAACGCAATCAAGCAATGGAAGAGGCAAATCGATCGAGAAGTGTTTTTCTCTCCCAGATGAGTCACGAATTGCGTACTCCCTTAACAGGAATTTTGGGATTTTCTCGCGTTTTGATGGATCAACTTTACGGTCCATTAAACGACAAGCAAATGCAATATATGAATGCCTTACATTCTTGTGGCGATCATCTTTTATCCTTAATTAACGATTTGTTAGATTTATCGAAAATTGAAGCCAAACGAGAAGAATTATTTCTGGAAAGAGTGCCAGTTGAAGAAATTTGTTTGGCATCAATATCGGTAGTTCAGGAAAAAGCGAGAGAAGGTAATTTAGAATTAAGTTTAGAAATAGCTCCAGAAATAGGAATCTGTATTGCCGATCAGCGAAGATTAAAACAGATTTTAGTTAATTTGCTTTCTAACGCAATTAAGTTTACTGAAGCAGGATCGGTTATCCTCAAAGTAAGCCAACAAGAAAAAATGCTACTATTTTCGGTAGTTGATACGGGGATTGGAATTAATCAAGCTGATTTAAAAACTTTATTTCAACCCTATCGTCAAATTAAAACTCATCTACATCGGAAACATAAAGGAACAGGTTTAGGTTTGGCTTTATCTCGCGAATTGGCAAGGTTACACGGTGGCGATCTCACGGCGACTTCAGAACCAGGGAAAGGTAGTTGTTTTACTTTATATTTACCGAAACGAAACTGGGAAAATGTAAGGGATTAG
- a CDS encoding ABC transporter permease, whose translation MNIVRIWAIAANGFQETIRDRVLYLIGFFALLLAIALRLLPEIAATTENKIFLDLGLGAIGLLSPVVAIFVGTGLINKEIEKRTVLVLIPKPISRAEFIIGKHLGLAGVLAVLVTVMSLIYFGLLVWGQIDFPLVSILVSIVFLFLELILLVAAAMVFGVFTSSLLATLLAFGIYLMGHFSRDLVELGNLSENESIQFFTSALYLVLPDLSRLNLRNEAVYGLLPPVPDLLSDALYGLVYTVVLLAIAIGIFSRRQF comes from the coding sequence ATGAATATAGTAAGAATCTGGGCGATCGCCGCCAATGGATTTCAGGAAACGATCCGCGATCGCGTCTTATATTTGATTGGTTTTTTTGCCTTGTTACTCGCGATCGCGTTGCGACTACTACCGGAAATTGCCGCCACGACAGAAAATAAAATATTTTTGGATCTGGGCTTAGGTGCGATCGGACTCCTAAGCCCAGTAGTGGCGATCTTTGTCGGAACTGGACTGATTAATAAAGAAATTGAAAAACGTACGGTTTTGGTACTAATTCCCAAACCGATTAGTCGGGCTGAGTTTATTATCGGCAAACATCTCGGATTAGCAGGTGTTTTGGCGGTATTAGTAACGGTAATGAGCCTCATTTACTTCGGATTGCTGGTTTGGGGACAGATAGATTTCCCTTTAGTGAGTATCCTCGTATCGATCGTTTTCTTGTTTCTGGAACTGATTTTGCTAGTAGCGGCGGCAATGGTATTTGGTGTATTTACCAGTTCCCTACTCGCCACCTTGCTCGCTTTCGGGATCTATTTAATGGGACATTTCAGCCGCGATTTGGTCGAGTTGGGTAATCTCAGTGAAAATGAAAGTATACAATTTTTTACCTCCGCCCTATATTTAGTTTTACCCGATTTATCGAGACTGAATCTGAGAAACGAAGCAGTTTACGGTTTATTACCACCAGTACCAGACTTGCTAAGTGATGCCCTTTATGGGTTAGTTTATACAGTAGTGCTACTGGCGATCGCGATTGGTATTTTCTCTCGCCGTCAGTTTTGA
- a CDS encoding DUF5357 family protein: MKNLTNIWLIIEKRMRPPCAYCWQTMILLSLFSAFMSWLATNAVSQFISSWGWIFLIIGVSWIAKENSWSFGPWLTGGLICLFIFWDLTDNLEEVGWVIWPTLSAILASSAAFFDQKFNFRPPPGADRQKIVILIGSQLIISCWLQFFFLTQGWVENYPTILADSFQKSAFVTRVNFPVKTLPRGLIILDLIEDELNKRLQNKSWTEVQEWLREPGKKEQLDAVIEEARKNLPPSPENELWQIEQKQPPFQSEESVVFRIVWEGPRSGSERYYIERTCELSPDPLNSDITEEITEELTETREAKYVNCDQTIIKGWDS, translated from the coding sequence ATGAAAAACTTAACCAACATTTGGCTAATCATCGAAAAGCGCATGAGACCTCCTTGCGCTTATTGCTGGCAAACAATGATTTTGCTGAGTTTATTTTCGGCTTTTATGTCTTGGCTAGCAACTAATGCAGTGAGCCAATTTATTTCTAGTTGGGGTTGGATTTTTTTAATTATTGGCGTTAGCTGGATAGCCAAAGAAAATTCTTGGTCTTTTGGACCTTGGTTAACAGGGGGTTTAATCTGCCTTTTTATCTTTTGGGACTTGACAGATAACCTCGAAGAAGTAGGTTGGGTAATTTGGCCGACTCTTTCGGCAATACTAGCTTCTTCTGCTGCTTTTTTTGACCAAAAATTTAATTTTCGACCTCCACCAGGAGCCGACAGACAAAAAATAGTAATTTTAATAGGTAGTCAATTAATTATTAGTTGTTGGCTTCAATTCTTTTTTCTAACTCAAGGTTGGGTGGAAAATTATCCGACGATTTTGGCAGATAGTTTTCAGAAAAGTGCTTTTGTGACTAGAGTTAATTTCCCAGTAAAAACTTTACCAAGAGGGTTGATAATTTTAGATTTAATTGAGGATGAATTAAATAAAAGATTGCAAAATAAAAGTTGGACAGAAGTTCAAGAATGGCTCAGAGAACCAGGAAAAAAAGAACAGTTAGACGCAGTAATTGAGGAAGCGCGAAAGAACTTACCTCCCAGTCCTGAAAATGAATTATGGCAAATTGAGCAGAAGCAACCACCATTCCAGTCAGAGGAGAGTGTAGTCTTTCGGATCGTTTGGGAAGGACCTCGCTCTGGATCGGAACGGTATTATATAGAAAGGACTTGCGAATTGAGTCCCGATCCACTAAATTCAGATATCACTGAGGAGATAACTGAGGAATTGACAGAAACTAGAGAAGCAAAATATGTTAACTGCGACCAGACGATTATTAAAGGATGGGATAGTTAA
- the fraC gene encoding filament integrity protein FraC: MPSLILPLPTILVQSVLLLLAIALEGFVLHKQLNLTRKTSIEYSISINLYSTFIGWLLFFLLPVSENNFLELNFISFIYFNNFYGSSGEVWSVYQTIFLSCVIFFFLICLIELKLLDLLEALIQTSEEHESDPEATGRSVILKKRITVAFLKTEPSKVSAIIIANGLSYTLILAILFILQITE, from the coding sequence ATGCCATCATTAATTTTGCCATTGCCAACTATTTTAGTGCAATCTGTCTTACTTTTGCTCGCCATTGCCCTAGAAGGATTTGTTTTGCATAAACAACTAAATTTGACCCGCAAAACTTCGATAGAATACTCAATTTCGATTAATCTTTATTCTACCTTCATTGGTTGGTTACTATTTTTTCTGCTTCCAGTTTCCGAAAATAACTTTCTTGAGTTGAATTTTATCAGTTTTATTTACTTCAACAATTTTTATGGATCTTCTGGTGAAGTATGGTCAGTGTACCAAACTATTTTCCTGAGTTGCGTCATCTTCTTTTTCTTAATTTGTTTGATTGAGCTAAAATTACTTGATTTACTAGAAGCCTTAATTCAAACCTCAGAAGAACACGAATCAGATCCTGAAGCGACGGGGCGATCGGTCATCCTCAAAAAAAGAATTACCGTTGCTTTTCTCAAAACAGAACCGAGCAAAGTTTCAGCTATTATTATAGCAAACGGACTAAGTTACACGCTCATTTTAGCAATTTTATTCATCCTCCAAATTACTGAGTAA
- a CDS encoding cob(I)yrinic acid a,c-diamide adenosyltransferase has protein sequence MTRNGIGIRTAQAKSERLSGQIHVYDGLGKGKSQAALGVVLRSIGLGIDRKLGSRVLLLRFLKGPGRVNDEDAAIASFC, from the coding sequence ATGACAAGAAACGGGATTGGAATTCGTACTGCACAAGCAAAGTCTGAACGTTTAAGCGGGCAGATTCATGTTTATGATGGATTAGGGAAAGGTAAGTCTCAAGCAGCATTGGGAGTAGTCTTACGTTCGATTGGTTTAGGAATAGACAGAAAACTCGGAAGTAGAGTTTTGTTGCTGCGATTTCTCAAAGGACCGGGAAGGGTTAATGATGAAGATGCGGCGATCGCCTCTTTTTGCTAG
- the dusA gene encoding tRNA dihydrouridine(20/20a) synthase DusA, protein MVVCEEKLGENKVGEGRVYPLSVAPMMDRTDRHFRYFMRQITRYTLLYTEMITTAAIIHGNRAKLLDFSTEEKPLSLQLGGDNPYDLAECARIAEDWGYNEVNLNVGCPSSRVQNGNFGACLMLQPKLVADAVEVMQKATSLPVTVKHRIGVDERDRYEDLVNFVRVVSQAGCQGFTIHARKAWLQGLSPKENRNIPPLRYHDVHRLKQEFPHLWIEINGGFTCLQQVQEQLQLVDAVMIGRAAYDNPYLFASSDSEIFGAEIVPPTRHEVVEAMFPYIDFWVGKGLKLHSITRHLLQLFTGKPGTKAWKRHLSENAHLPNAGVDLVRDALAKVPQ, encoded by the coding sequence ATGGTTGTTTGTGAAGAAAAGTTAGGGGAAAATAAGGTAGGGGAAGGACGAGTTTATCCTTTGAGTGTTGCGCCGATGATGGATCGCACGGATCGTCATTTTCGGTATTTTATGCGGCAGATTACTCGCTATACTTTACTATATACGGAAATGATTACGACGGCGGCGATTATTCATGGAAATCGTGCGAAGTTGTTGGATTTTTCGACTGAGGAAAAGCCGCTTTCTTTACAGTTGGGTGGGGATAATCCTTACGATTTGGCTGAATGCGCTCGTATTGCTGAGGATTGGGGTTATAATGAGGTAAATTTGAATGTAGGTTGTCCTAGTTCGAGGGTGCAAAATGGGAATTTTGGTGCTTGTTTGATGTTACAACCAAAGTTAGTGGCTGATGCGGTGGAAGTTATGCAAAAAGCGACTAGCTTACCAGTTACAGTTAAACATAGAATTGGGGTTGATGAACGCGATCGCTACGAGGATTTGGTCAATTTTGTCCGTGTTGTTTCACAAGCTGGTTGTCAAGGTTTTACTATTCACGCACGCAAAGCTTGGTTACAAGGTTTGAGTCCAAAAGAAAACCGCAATATCCCACCTCTACGTTATCATGATGTGCATCGTTTGAAGCAAGAATTTCCTCATTTGTGGATCGAAATTAATGGGGGTTTCACTTGTTTGCAGCAGGTGCAAGAACAGTTACAATTAGTAGATGCGGTGATGATTGGACGCGCTGCTTATGACAATCCTTATTTGTTTGCTAGCAGCGATAGTGAGATTTTCGGTGCAGAAATTGTCCCTCCCACCCGTCACGAAGTTGTGGAAGCGATGTTTCCTTATATTGATTTTTGGGTAGGAAAAGGGCTGAAATTACATTCGATTACTCGTCATCTACTGCAATTATTTACTGGTAAACCGGGGACAAAAGCATGGAAGCGACATCTGAGTGAAAATGCACATCTTCCTAATGCTGGTGTCGATCTAGTACGCGATGCTTTAGCGAAAGTTCCTCAATAA